A region of Allocoleopsis franciscana PCC 7113 DNA encodes the following proteins:
- a CDS encoding dihydrofolate reductase family protein, translating to MIVAEYILQVATSVDGYIARLNGSIDWLPVPEEGGEDYGYTKFFNSIEALVMGSTTYEQVLDFGDWPYPGKFSYVLTSRNLSTTRTDVYFVKGGVEEVVEDVKKKGYKRVWLVGGGKVAASFMEQGLVSEYIIGVIPIILGAGISLYQSVPEQNLDLIETNAYSSGVVGLRYRKR from the coding sequence ATGATTGTGGCAGAATATATTCTTCAGGTAGCAACCAGTGTTGATGGATACATTGCAAGATTAAATGGAAGTATTGATTGGTTGCCAGTACCTGAAGAGGGTGGCGAAGATTACGGCTACACTAAGTTTTTCAATTCAATTGAAGCATTGGTCATGGGTTCTACAACCTATGAGCAAGTTTTAGATTTTGGAGATTGGCCTTATCCAGGTAAATTTTCCTATGTTTTAACCAGTCGGAATTTATCGACAACACGTACTGATGTATATTTTGTAAAAGGGGGTGTCGAAGAAGTTGTAGAGGATGTCAAGAAGAAGGGTTATAAACGAGTTTGGTTGGTCGGAGGTGGAAAGGTTGCAGCTTCATTCATGGAGCAGGGATTAGTTAGCGAATACATTATTGGAGTCATTCCCATTATCTTAGGAGCAGGTATCTCTCTGTATCAATCCGTACCAGAACAAAATCTCGATTTAATTGAGACAAATGCTTACTCGTCTGGTGTAGTTGGACTTCGTTACAGGAAGAGGTGA
- a CDS encoding carbonic anhydrase, with product MNQGSERKNISRRHMLKYGMGALGAGSLTAWLGTGALTKQFDSSARAAELLQAIANDPGAAKSRMTPDEALKKLMEGNQRFVSNKQQNPRQNMARLTEVAQGQTPFAAILSCADSRVVPEIAFDQGIGDLFVVRVAGNIAITEDIASEEFAVSVLGSPLLMVLGHERCGAVDAAIKGGELPGVIDSLVYAIRPAIEATKGQSGDRLSNAVKANVLLQMKRLQTSPVISQLVEQGKLKVVGGYYDLDTGMVSLVS from the coding sequence AATCAAGGCTCAGAGCGAAAAAATATTTCGCGCCGACACATGCTGAAATATGGCATGGGAGCGCTCGGTGCAGGCTCATTAACCGCATGGTTAGGCACAGGCGCACTAACAAAACAGTTTGATTCCTCAGCAAGGGCGGCTGAACTGCTGCAAGCCATTGCTAACGACCCTGGTGCTGCCAAGAGTCGTATGACTCCTGACGAGGCACTCAAGAAGCTGATGGAGGGAAATCAACGATTTGTTTCTAATAAGCAGCAGAATCCTCGCCAGAACATGGCTCGTTTAACAGAAGTAGCCCAAGGACAAACTCCCTTTGCCGCTATCCTCAGTTGTGCAGATTCACGGGTTGTACCAGAAATTGCCTTCGATCAGGGCATCGGTGATTTGTTTGTGGTTCGGGTTGCCGGAAATATTGCGATCACTGAAGACATCGCCAGTGAAGAATTCGCCGTTTCTGTGCTGGGTTCGCCACTATTGATGGTACTCGGACACGAACGTTGTGGTGCGGTGGATGCTGCCATCAAGGGAGGTGAACTGCCTGGAGTGATTGATAGTCTAGTGTATGCGATCAGACCCGCCATTGAAGCAACAAAAGGGCAATCGGGCGATCGCCTCAGCAACGCCGTTAAAGCCAATGTCTTGCTACAGATGAAGCGGTTACAAACCTCTCCAGTTATCTCCCAGCTTGTTGAGCAAGGCAAACTGAAAGTGGTTGGAGGTTATTACGATCTGGATACAGGGATGGTTAGCTTAGTTAGTTAA